ATGTGCAGCGCCAATTTGTCCTTCTTCGAGCCGTACTCGACGCGGCCCGCGACGACCCGCTCGAACACGGGGTTGTCGGGGTCGTCGACGACCAGCAGCTCGGTGTCTTCGTACGCTTCTGTGTCGGTTACTTCTCCGAAGTACTCCTCGACGAACGCTTCCATGTCAGGGACGCGGTCTTCGAGATGCTCGCCCCGTCGCATCTTGTACTCTCGCATGGGCGAGTTTTTGCGAGGGGCTGTCTTACCCTTTGCGTTCACTCCTCGCCACGGGTGATAAGTGACCCCTTGTGACACTCCGGACAGAAGTCCCCGGCGCGCAGCGACGTTGATTCCACCTCGGTGGTGAATCCACACTCCGGACAGGCGAACTCGCCTTCCGGAACCGTCACGGCGCTGTCGCTGGTCGACTCGCCGCTCGAATCGTTGTCCGTTCCGGTGTCAGTCGGCATCGTCTCCGGCGACCATCCGTCCCCGTCGTCTCCCGGTTCATCC
The Haloarcula sp. CBA1129 genome window above contains:
- a CDS encoding DUF5611 family protein, with the protein product MREYKMRRGEHLEDRVPDMEAFVEEYFGEVTDTEAYEDTELLVVDDPDNPVFERVVAGRVEYGSKKDKLALHIDERPAEDVIAEGNVDAAEDAVAIKNDFLEEATDRDAKARRDSLKRSVEDDADAPDNV